The following coding sequences are from one Eublepharis macularius isolate TG4126 chromosome 19, MPM_Emac_v1.0, whole genome shotgun sequence window:
- the LOC129346326 gene encoding olfactory receptor 13H1-like, with the protein MMNNNSETVVTEFILLGLADHPVAQAVFFWILLVIYLINLLGNGLMVVLIITDSHLHTPMYFFLSNLSFLDICYTSSSVPQALVTCTTDRTTISFMGCMAQIHITLYLGTTECLLLAVMAYDRFVAICSPLHYTLIMSWRICVQLAIGTWGTGLILTLIPTVTGPKRFCGSNVVNHFTCEAQTVAKLICGDTHLNDIVSFICTVPSLIVPFVFILVTYLRIGLAVWRIRSKQGWRKALSTCGSHLAVVGIFYGSAMAMYLQPKSKYASDRDKMVSIFYGAVTPMLNPLIYSLRNKDVKGALQKLIGGKISRY; encoded by the coding sequence ATGATGAATAACAACAGCGAGACGGTGGTGACGGAGTTCATTTTGCTTGGTCTCGCAGACCATCCTGTGGCTCAGGCCGTCTTCTTCTGGATCCTTCTGGTAATCTACCTCATCAACCTGCTGGGGAACGGTCTGATGGTTGTGTTGATCATTACTGACTCCCACCTGCATACCCCCATGTACTTTTTCCTGAGCAACCTCTCCTTCCTAGATATTTGCTACACCAGCAGCAGCGTCCCCCAGGCCTTGGTTACCTGCACCACGGACAGAACTACCATTTCCTTCATGGGCTGCATGGCCCAGATACACATTACATTGTATCTAGGCACCACAGAGTGTCTCCTCCTGGCCGTCATGGCCTATGACCGCTTTGTGGCCATATGCAGCCCTTTACACTACACGTTGATCATGAGCTGGCGAATTTGTGTCCAACTAGCCATTGGAACATGGGGTACTGGCCTTATCCTGACCCTCATCCCCACTGTAACCGGTCCTAAACGGTTCTGCGGCTCTAATGTGGTCAACCACTTCACTTGTGAGGCCCAGACAGTTGCCAAGCTGATCTGTGGTGACACACACTTAAACGATATTGTTTCTTTTATCTGCACCGTACCGTCCCTCATTGTGCCTTTTGTTTTTATCTTGGTGACGTATTTGCGAATCGGCCTGGCAGTTTGGAGGATCCGTTCTAAACAGGGATGGAGGAAGGCTCTCTCTACCTGTGGCTCTCACCTAGCTGTCGTTGGCATCTTCTATGGTTCGGCCATGGCCATGTACCTGCAACCCAAATCCAAATATGCCTCCGACAGGGACAAGATGGTCTCCATTTTCTACGGAGCTGTGACTCCCATGCTCAACCCTCTGATATATAGCCTGAGGAACAAAGATGTGAAAGGGGCATTGCAGAAACTCATTGGGGGAAAGATATCCAGATATTAA
- the LOC129346448 gene encoding olfactory receptor 13H1-like, whose product MPVTDENQTVVTQFILVGLSDHPQAQLVLFWLLLGVYFLTLLGNGLMIMVIIADSHLHTPMYFFLSNLSLIDIFYTTSSIPQILANSFTYRASIPVPNCLTQMYSGLFFGMTECLLLAVMAYDRFAAVCHPLHYTLIMSNRLCTCLVAASWIIAFLLTVIPIYFMPVSFCGPNLINHFSCEAQAVYTLACSNVRINEIFTIARAIPILVVPFVFIMATYIRIGLAVLRIRSAEAQSKAFSTCGSHLIVVGIFYGSAMSAYLRPHGKSSSDQDKLISLLYGTLTPMLNPIIYSLRNKDVKGAIYRVIKKKLPE is encoded by the coding sequence ATGCCCGTGACCGATGAAAATCAGACCGTGGTAACACAATTCATTTTGGTTGGACTTTCAGATCATCCACAAGCTCAGCTCGTTCTCTTCTGGCTGCTTCTGGGCGTCTACTTCCTCACTCTGCTTGGCAACGGTCTTATGATCATGGTCATTATTGCTGATTCCCATCTCCACACGCCgatgtatttcttcctcagcaaCCTCTCCTTGATAGATATTTTCTACACCACTAGCAGCATACCTCAAATCCTAGCCAACTCTTTCACTTACAGGGCTTCTATTCCTGTCCCGAACTGTCTAACTCAGATGTACAGTGGTCTCTTTTTTGGGATGACCGAGTGTCTCCTTCTAGCGGTCATGGCGTATGACCGATTCGCTGCCGTGTGCCACCCGCTTCATTATACCTTGATCATGAGCAATAGGCTGTGCACCTGCTTGGTGGCCGCGTCTTGGATTATTGCTTTTCTGTTGACAGTGATCCCGATCTATTTCATGCCAGTCAGCTTTTGTGGTCCGAACCTCATCAATCATTTTTCATGTGAAGCTCAGGCTGTCTATACCCTGGCCTGTTCCAACGTCCGCATCAATGAGATCTTCACAATCGCACGAGCAATTCCCATTTTAGTGGTTCCCTTCGTCTTCATCATGGCGACGTACATTCGCATTGGCCTGGCTGTGTTGAGGATCCGATCAGCCGAGGCTCAAAGCAAAGCATTCTCCACTTGTGGCTCTCATCTGATTGTGGTCGGCATATTCTATGGCTCAGCCATGTCTGCGTACCTTCGGCCCCACGGCAAATCCTCCTCTGATCAGGACAAGTTGATTTCTCTGTTGTATGGGACACTGACTCCAATGCTCAACCCTATAATCTACAGCCTGAGAAACAAGGACGTAAAGGGAGCTATATACAGAGTAAtcaagaagaaactgccagaatGA